The sequence TGCTGCCCAACCATTACCACGGCTCCAGTAAATGGGAACGTCTGCCGATTGGTTGAATAAACCTGTTGGTTGCTGTAAGGCATCTATGTACACGGCCAGCTCAGTCGCTGCCCTGTTGATATATTCTTTGGTACCGGTCGCACGAAAAGCCTGTGTTTGCAACAGGGTGAAGAGGAACATATCTTCTACCTGCATACGTGACTGCCAGGAGAGGCCTCTGCCGGCTAATACCTGTTGTTCCGGTTTAGGACCTTCGGGCAGTTCCCACTGCTGGTCTGCAAAAGGCTTACCTACGTCAAGGTAACGGTTCTGGTTGGTCTGAAGGTAAAGTTCCAGCGGAACAGCGCCAAATACGCTGTGTTCCAGCATGTCGGGAGTAGGCATCATATGGTGTGCCTGCGCCACGAGTGGTTCATACCTGAGTGCCAGCTTTTCGGCAAGGGCTTTATCACCCGTTACTTTGGCCAGTTGCAGGGCGCCGTACCAGGTGAGTACTTCAGGATAAGTAATGGAAGTAGGGGCCTCAGAAGACCCAAAGTTGTCAAAGTTAGATGCTACATAGTGATTAGCTACATAAGGACCAATAACGGCCGGTTCATTGCCAAGGGGCCATTCCTTGAATATTTTTTGGCCAAATGTCCCTCCCAGATTCACGAACAACGCTGACGTAGCGATCAAAACCCGGAATTGTGTT is a genomic window of Chitinophaga sp. LS1 containing:
- a CDS encoding glycoside hydrolase family 105 protein, with amino-acid sequence MNYRTQFRVLIATSALFVNLGGTFGQKIFKEWPLGNEPAVIGPYVANHYVASNFDNFGSSEAPTSITYPEVLTWYGALQLAKVTGDKALAEKLALRYEPLVAQAHHMMPTPDMLEHSVFGAVPLELYLQTNQNRYLDVGKPFADQQWELPEGPKPEQQVLAGRGLSWQSRMQVEDMFLFTLLQTQAFRATGTKEYINRAATELAVYIDALQQPTGLFNQSADVPIYWSRGNGWAAASMALILNYLPVENPNRAHILDSYKKMMAALKQYQTPDFKWGQIIDDEKSWTENSGGAMFTYALVMGVKRKWLEDEAYGTMARNAWMAVVKGLNEAGDLKDICEETKKRNDPNYYLNREKVTGSLVGQAPVLWTAALLLDK